The following coding sequences lie in one Pseudarthrobacter phenanthrenivorans Sphe3 genomic window:
- a CDS encoding VOC family protein has protein sequence MGGVVHFEIPADDQERARKFYQEALGWRIEPVPGMDYNMVITTAMDEATGQPTTPGAINGGMMARDGEVRNPVITVDVPDIDATLKTVEQLGGSVVMAKSEIPQMGYYAYFKDSEGNIMGLWENLPAEHQAQTAG, from the coding sequence ATGGGTGGAGTAGTGCATTTCGAGATTCCCGCTGACGACCAGGAGCGGGCCAGGAAGTTCTACCAGGAGGCCCTCGGGTGGCGGATCGAACCCGTCCCGGGCATGGACTACAACATGGTCATCACCACCGCCATGGACGAGGCAACCGGCCAGCCCACAACCCCGGGAGCCATCAACGGGGGCATGATGGCCCGGGATGGTGAGGTCCGGAATCCGGTGATCACCGTGGACGTCCCTGACATCGACGCCACCCTCAAAACTGTGGAACAGCTCGGCGGATCAGTTGTCATGGCCAAGAGCGAAATCCCCCAGATGGGCTACTACGCCTACTTCAAGGACTCCGAAGGCAACATCATGGGCCTCTGGGAGAACCTGCCCGCAGAACACCAGGCCCAGACGGCCGGGTAA
- a CDS encoding DNA-3-methyladenine glycosylase family protein yields MTIAEVPARLAAAADASLRWYPGGPYDLGRTLGPLLRGTSDPSFSYQGGVVWVAFTTAHGPATLRLSPAGTGDLEFRVDVQGWGPGAAAAVGSAPRLLGADDDWQGFDQPEFQATLPHMVREARRRSLALRLPSTGRMIDQLVPIILEQKVTVIEARRAYRYLVHRYGSPAPQAGIAAPAGLMLPPTAEAWARIPSWEWHKAGVGPQRSATVMRMLRSAVALERLAALPALEAAEKMQVVPGIGVWTAAEVVQRTHGCPDSISVGDYHLAAYVGAALTGRRTDDAGMLRLLEPWRGHRQRVVRMIQSTGFRKPTFGPRMTIQDHRRH; encoded by the coding sequence ATGACGATTGCAGAGGTTCCCGCCCGGCTCGCTGCCGCGGCGGACGCCTCGCTCCGCTGGTATCCGGGCGGCCCCTATGATCTCGGGCGGACTTTGGGACCGCTCCTGCGCGGCACCAGTGACCCGTCCTTCAGCTACCAGGGCGGCGTGGTCTGGGTTGCTTTTACGACGGCGCACGGGCCGGCTACCCTGCGCCTCAGCCCCGCCGGCACGGGGGACCTGGAGTTCCGGGTGGACGTCCAGGGGTGGGGTCCCGGTGCCGCTGCGGCGGTGGGCTCCGCGCCGCGGCTCCTGGGGGCCGACGACGACTGGCAGGGCTTTGACCAGCCGGAGTTCCAGGCCACCCTCCCCCATATGGTCCGGGAGGCGCGGCGGCGCAGCCTGGCCCTCCGGCTTCCTTCCACCGGCCGGATGATTGACCAGCTTGTCCCGATCATCCTTGAACAGAAGGTGACAGTGATCGAGGCCCGCAGGGCCTATCGCTATCTGGTGCACCGCTATGGGTCTCCCGCACCGCAGGCGGGAATCGCCGCCCCCGCAGGCCTGATGCTTCCGCCCACGGCCGAGGCCTGGGCACGGATCCCGAGCTGGGAGTGGCACAAGGCGGGCGTGGGGCCCCAGCGTTCGGCCACCGTCATGCGGATGCTGCGCTCCGCCGTCGCGCTTGAACGGCTGGCCGCACTGCCCGCGCTGGAGGCCGCGGAGAAAATGCAGGTGGTCCCGGGTATCGGCGTGTGGACTGCGGCAGAGGTTGTGCAGCGCACGCACGGCTGCCCTGACTCGATTTCGGTGGGCGATTACCACCTGGCCGCCTATGTGGGCGCGGCGCTCACCGGACGCCGCACGGATGACGCGGGAATGCTGCGGCTGCTGGAACCGTGGCGGGGCCACCGGCAGCGCGTTGTCCGGATGATCCAGAGCACCGGTTTCCGCAAGCCGACGTTCGGTCCACGGATGACCATCCAGGACCACCGCCGGCACTGA
- a CDS encoding AMP-binding protein, giving the protein MRAYTAGDTDVPLLEETIGGNFERVVARFPFHDALIEAAPVPGGDARRWSYTKMNDDVDRLARALIAVGVAKGDRVGIWSPNCAEWTLLQYATAKAGAILVNVNPAYRRHELQFVVKQNGMRLLVTAPSDRTSDYVGMAREALAGCPDLRGLVFLPAPAEEGFDAGVPLSDAELTYAELLRRADAVGHSSLKARMAELSPHDPINLQYTSGTTGFPKGATLTHRNILNNGFSIGELLRYTEHDRVVIPVPFYHCFGMVIGNLNALSHGAATIIPGRGFNPAAALEAVQDFGGTSLYGVPTMFIAELALPDFASYDLSTLRTGVMAGSPCPVEVMNRVISEMNMKDVAICYGMTETSPVSTMTRHGDTLRQRTETVGRAMPHLESKVVDPASGEVLERGQIGELCTRGYAVMAGYWNQPDKTIEAIDPDGWMHTGDLARMDGDGYVVIEGRIKDMVIRGGENIYPREIEEFLYTHPSVQDVQVIGVPDATYGEELMACIILKPGAEPLDQAAVAGFCRGKLAHYKIPRYVEVRDSFPMTVSGKIRKVEMREQAVARLGL; this is encoded by the coding sequence ATGCGCGCTTATACAGCCGGGGACACTGACGTCCCGCTGCTCGAGGAGACCATCGGCGGGAATTTCGAGCGGGTGGTGGCCCGGTTCCCCTTCCACGACGCGCTGATTGAGGCCGCGCCGGTCCCCGGCGGGGATGCCCGCCGCTGGAGCTACACCAAGATGAACGACGACGTGGACCGTTTGGCGCGGGCTCTTATCGCTGTGGGCGTGGCCAAAGGGGACCGCGTGGGTATCTGGAGCCCGAACTGCGCTGAGTGGACCCTCCTGCAATACGCCACGGCAAAGGCGGGGGCAATCCTGGTGAACGTGAACCCTGCGTACCGGCGGCATGAACTGCAGTTCGTGGTGAAGCAGAACGGCATGCGGTTGCTGGTTACGGCGCCCTCGGACCGCACCAGCGACTATGTGGGGATGGCCCGGGAGGCACTTGCCGGCTGCCCCGACCTGCGCGGGCTGGTCTTCCTGCCGGCACCCGCCGAAGAGGGGTTCGACGCCGGCGTCCCCCTCAGTGATGCGGAGCTGACGTACGCTGAGCTGCTTCGGCGGGCCGACGCCGTCGGGCATTCCTCGCTGAAGGCCCGCATGGCTGAACTGTCACCGCACGACCCCATCAACCTGCAGTACACCTCCGGGACCACCGGCTTCCCCAAGGGTGCCACGCTCACGCACCGCAACATCCTGAACAACGGCTTCTCGATTGGGGAGCTGCTGCGCTACACGGAGCACGACCGGGTGGTCATCCCGGTCCCGTTCTATCACTGTTTCGGCATGGTGATAGGGAACCTGAACGCCCTGAGCCATGGTGCTGCCACCATCATCCCCGGCCGCGGATTCAACCCCGCCGCCGCCCTCGAGGCGGTCCAGGACTTCGGTGGCACATCCTTGTATGGAGTGCCCACCATGTTCATCGCCGAACTCGCGCTGCCCGACTTCGCCTCCTATGACCTGTCCACGCTCCGGACCGGTGTAATGGCCGGCTCCCCGTGTCCTGTCGAGGTGATGAACCGGGTCATTTCCGAGATGAACATGAAAGACGTGGCAATTTGCTATGGCATGACCGAAACGTCGCCGGTATCCACCATGACCCGGCACGGTGACACGCTGCGGCAACGCACGGAAACGGTAGGCCGCGCCATGCCGCACCTCGAAAGCAAAGTTGTGGATCCAGCCTCCGGCGAGGTCCTGGAACGGGGGCAGATCGGGGAGTTGTGCACCCGGGGGTACGCCGTGATGGCGGGGTACTGGAACCAGCCGGACAAGACCATTGAGGCCATCGACCCTGACGGATGGATGCACACCGGCGACCTCGCCCGGATGGACGGGGACGGCTACGTGGTGATTGAAGGACGGATCAAGGACATGGTGATCCGCGGCGGCGAGAACATCTACCCGCGGGAAATCGAGGAGTTCCTGTATACGCACCCGTCCGTCCAGGATGTGCAGGTCATCGGGGTTCCGGACGCGACATACGGGGAGGAACTGATGGCCTGCATCATCCTGAAGCCGGGCGCCGAGCCGCTGGATCAGGCTGCTGTTGCCGGCTTCTGCCGCGGCAAACTGGCCCATTACAAGATCCCGCGTTACGTCGAGGTCCGGGACAGCTTCCCCATGACGGTTTCGGGGAAAATCCGGAAAGTGGAGATGCGCGAGCAGGCGGTGGCGCGGCTGGGGCTTTGA
- a CDS encoding putative quinol monooxygenase has protein sequence MSSPIDLQATFIPNEGEFHRVKLALEIAIDEVVKEPGCIRYELTEASEEKLVLTEQWASEEDLDKHSKGIAVQDLNESLSALLAEPVKLERL, from the coding sequence ATGAGTTCACCCATTGACCTGCAGGCAACGTTCATCCCCAACGAAGGCGAGTTTCACCGCGTAAAGCTCGCCCTGGAAATAGCTATCGATGAGGTGGTGAAGGAGCCGGGCTGCATCCGCTACGAATTGACGGAGGCCAGCGAGGAGAAGCTGGTCCTCACCGAGCAGTGGGCGTCCGAAGAGGACCTGGACAAGCACTCCAAGGGCATCGCCGTCCAGGACCTGAACGAATCCCTGAGTGCGCTGCTGGCCGAGCCCGTGAAGCTGGAACGGCTCTAG
- a CDS encoding thioredoxin family protein, which yields MATLDITGEQFASTIEGNDIVLVDFWAEWCGPCKQFGPTYSAVSEKHPDVLFTKVDTEAEQQLAAEAGISSIPTLMAFREKVLVFSQPGALNAQQLEQVVDAVKALDMEEVHAHVARQREEAAAARPTGPQDGTQIPDL from the coding sequence ATGGCTACCCTTGACATCACAGGTGAACAGTTCGCATCCACGATTGAAGGCAACGATATTGTCCTGGTGGATTTCTGGGCGGAGTGGTGCGGTCCCTGCAAGCAGTTCGGTCCCACGTACTCAGCGGTTTCCGAAAAGCACCCGGATGTCCTCTTCACCAAGGTGGACACCGAGGCGGAGCAGCAGCTCGCCGCGGAGGCCGGCATTTCCTCCATCCCTACGCTGATGGCCTTCCGCGAAAAGGTGCTCGTGTTTTCGCAACCCGGAGCCCTGAACGCCCAGCAGCTCGAACAGGTGGTGGATGCCGTTAAGGCGCTGGACATGGAGGAAGTCCACGCCCATGTTGCACGGCAGCGTGAAGAAGCCGCGGCCGCCAGGCCCACGGGCCCGCAGGACGGCACCCAGATCCCTGATCTTTAA
- a CDS encoding ABC transporter ATP-binding protein: protein MATAVVVQSLTKKFGRREVLHGVDFAVEAGSVFGVIGPNGAGKTTTMRCLLDIIRPTSGTVRVLGTDPRAGGPELRRRIGYLPGELFLEGRVTGRRLLANYEAISGPVPPGRVDQLAERLGLDLDRHTRKLSKGNKQKLGLVQAFMHQPELLVLDEPTSGLDPLVQQEFHAMVREARHRGQTIFLSSHVLSEVQQTADTVAILRDGRIIAVESVSGLREGAVRHVRFTTSGTPAHDAVARLSGVPGVGQVEVLESDGNATLSATVEGAIQPLVRILATLPLTDLVLEEPDLEEAVLKMYSGPREETR, encoded by the coding sequence ATGGCAACCGCTGTTGTGGTTCAGTCACTGACCAAGAAGTTCGGCCGCCGGGAAGTCCTCCACGGCGTCGACTTTGCGGTGGAGGCAGGCTCCGTTTTTGGCGTGATTGGACCTAATGGGGCGGGTAAGACCACTACGATGCGCTGCCTGCTGGACATCATCCGCCCAACCAGCGGGACCGTCCGGGTGCTCGGTACGGACCCGCGTGCGGGCGGGCCGGAGCTGCGCCGGAGGATCGGTTACCTTCCGGGCGAGCTGTTCCTGGAAGGCCGCGTGACGGGTCGCAGGCTGCTGGCCAACTACGAGGCGATCAGCGGGCCCGTGCCGCCCGGCCGCGTGGATCAGCTGGCGGAGCGGCTGGGTCTGGACCTGGACCGCCACACCCGCAAGCTGTCCAAAGGCAACAAGCAGAAACTGGGTCTGGTCCAGGCCTTCATGCACCAGCCCGAACTGCTGGTCCTCGACGAGCCCACCAGCGGCCTTGACCCGCTGGTCCAGCAGGAGTTCCACGCCATGGTCCGGGAGGCGCGGCACCGGGGGCAGACCATCTTCCTCAGCTCGCACGTCCTGAGCGAGGTCCAGCAGACCGCTGACACGGTGGCCATCCTCCGGGACGGGCGGATCATCGCCGTCGAGTCCGTCAGCGGGCTCCGCGAAGGCGCCGTGCGCCACGTTCGCTTCACCACCTCCGGAACACCAGCGCACGACGCCGTCGCGCGGCTGTCCGGAGTGCCCGGCGTCGGGCAGGTGGAGGTGCTGGAGTCCGACGGCAACGCCACCCTGTCCGCCACCGTCGAGGGCGCCATCCAGCCGCTGGTCCGGATTCTTGCCACCCTTCCGCTGACGGACCTCGTCCTGGAAGAGCCGGACCTTGAGGAGGCCGTGCTGAAGATGTACTCCGGCCCGCGGGAGGAAACCCGGTGA
- a CDS encoding ABC transporter permease subunit, which translates to MKTLPLFRRAIFDTWRSTLGWAVGLAAAIFLYLPLYPSIGGSAQMQGMIDALPAEMTKALNYDQIATGPGYTQATLFGLLGFLLMTIASVSWGAAAVGGDEESGQLELTLAHGVRRIQVVLERALALLLCIVLLAVVVCALVWLLNGPAQLDIELDNLLGATVLFAGLALLSGTMALCVGSITGRRTYGLAAGAAVAVLGYVFNAVGRQSEDVEWLLDLSPYHWAYGNSPVSNGADWGAAAWLWGLSVALVALAAVALDRRDVGT; encoded by the coding sequence GTGAAAACACTTCCCCTGTTCCGCCGCGCGATCTTTGACACCTGGCGCTCCACGCTGGGCTGGGCGGTGGGTCTGGCGGCGGCCATCTTCCTCTACCTGCCGCTGTACCCGTCCATCGGAGGCAGCGCCCAGATGCAGGGCATGATCGATGCCCTGCCGGCCGAAATGACCAAGGCTCTCAACTATGACCAGATTGCCACCGGCCCCGGCTACACGCAGGCCACGCTTTTCGGGCTGCTCGGCTTCCTGCTCATGACCATAGCCTCCGTTTCCTGGGGCGCCGCGGCCGTTGGCGGGGACGAGGAATCCGGCCAACTTGAATTGACCCTGGCCCACGGGGTGCGGCGGATCCAGGTGGTGCTGGAACGGGCCCTGGCCTTGCTGCTGTGCATAGTGCTGCTGGCTGTCGTGGTCTGTGCCCTGGTCTGGTTGCTGAACGGCCCCGCGCAACTGGATATTGAGCTGGACAACCTGCTGGGCGCCACCGTCCTCTTTGCCGGGCTTGCCCTCCTGAGCGGAACCATGGCCCTGTGCGTCGGTTCCATCACCGGCCGACGTACCTACGGTCTTGCAGCCGGCGCAGCGGTTGCCGTCCTCGGGTACGTGTTCAACGCCGTGGGGCGGCAGAGCGAGGATGTGGAGTGGCTGCTGGACCTCAGTCCCTACCACTGGGCGTACGGCAACTCACCGGTGTCCAACGGAGCGGACTGGGGCGCTGCAGCATGGTTGTGGGGCCTCTCGGTGGCACTCGTGGCACTGGCCGCCGTCGCCCTGGACCGGCGCGACGTGGGAACCTAG
- a CDS encoding acyl-CoA thioesterase: MHLLLRTLVMLFRSSRRPPLTVWDSSSLPLRVLPTDIDIAMHVNNGMYLSLMDLGRFDLMVRSGVWQRMRRRGWGPVVAAETIAFRKSLQLWQHYTIETRIIGLDAKAIFFEQRIVADGEIYARAYIATRLVAKGRPVSQEEILREFGEPPADMVLPAWIHEWRASSALPGSRTPAPHAWSL; encoded by the coding sequence ATGCACCTGCTCCTGAGAACCCTCGTGATGTTGTTCCGCTCCTCGCGCCGCCCGCCGCTGACCGTCTGGGACAGCTCCTCGCTCCCGCTGCGGGTCCTCCCCACGGACATCGATATAGCCATGCACGTCAACAACGGCATGTACCTCTCCCTTATGGATCTGGGCCGGTTCGACCTGATGGTACGCAGCGGCGTGTGGCAGCGGATGCGCCGCCGGGGCTGGGGGCCGGTGGTGGCCGCGGAAACCATCGCCTTCCGCAAATCCCTTCAGCTGTGGCAGCACTACACCATCGAGACCCGCATCATTGGCCTGGACGCCAAGGCCATCTTCTTTGAACAGCGGATAGTGGCCGACGGCGAGATTTATGCACGTGCCTACATCGCCACCCGCCTGGTGGCCAAGGGGCGGCCTGTCAGCCAGGAGGAGATCCTGCGCGAGTTCGGGGAACCGCCCGCGGACATGGTGCTCCCCGCATGGATCCACGAGTGGCGGGCTTCCAGCGCTTTGCCCGGCAGCAGGACGCCTGCCCCGCACGCCTGGAGCCTCTAA
- a CDS encoding LysM peptidoglycan-binding domain-containing protein yields MNQPYLSTPEAASRSFATDEPRTGLTTARPAVSNKLWAGMATAAVVAAVGIGALAAPPASLNQGTTAVGQVAGAALPGAADAAAAGQPAAEAASGAAAPAADAPAPPAEPAPAPEPAAPAPAPEPAPAPVGDANLYTVVPGDTVGAIAASHGVDMNAMLAANGLSPYSIILPGQTLVLTGPAVAGPAVSPAPETAAAPPQAAAPAAAPAPAPALVPAAPAVRTIYVAGAGGQSMVDACIGPIHYTPNDGYSLFITEHDFCGGWARFSGIGVGETVSLPGYGTYTVSARGQVPNPGTTNDVLNVFGGFPRAILQTCIPGTSQMLLIALN; encoded by the coding sequence ATGAACCAGCCATACCTCTCAACCCCCGAAGCTGCCAGCAGGAGCTTCGCCACCGACGAACCCCGCACCGGGCTGACCACTGCACGGCCGGCCGTCAGCAACAAGCTGTGGGCAGGAATGGCCACTGCCGCCGTGGTTGCGGCGGTGGGGATCGGCGCCCTGGCCGCGCCGCCTGCCTCCCTCAACCAGGGCACGACGGCGGTTGGCCAGGTTGCGGGCGCGGCGTTGCCTGGAGCTGCGGACGCCGCAGCAGCCGGACAGCCCGCAGCCGAGGCCGCTTCCGGAGCCGCTGCGCCTGCCGCCGACGCCCCGGCACCCCCGGCTGAACCGGCACCCGCTCCCGAACCGGCCGCACCGGCGCCTGCCCCCGAGCCTGCGCCGGCCCCTGTTGGGGACGCCAACCTGTACACGGTGGTCCCCGGGGATACCGTGGGAGCCATCGCAGCCAGCCACGGCGTGGACATGAATGCCATGCTTGCCGCCAACGGACTAAGCCCCTACAGCATCATCCTTCCCGGGCAGACGCTGGTGCTGACGGGACCGGCTGTTGCCGGACCAGCCGTCTCCCCCGCTCCGGAAACAGCGGCGGCACCGCCCCAGGCCGCAGCCCCAGCTGCAGCTCCGGCCCCTGCCCCCGCCCTCGTTCCGGCAGCCCCCGCAGTCCGCACCATTTACGTCGCTGGTGCCGGCGGGCAGTCCATGGTTGACGCGTGCATCGGCCCCATCCACTACACCCCCAACGACGGCTACTCGCTCTTCATCACCGAGCACGATTTCTGCGGCGGCTGGGCCCGGTTCTCCGGCATTGGCGTGGGTGAAACCGTGAGCCTCCCGGGATACGGAACCTACACCGTGTCGGCGCGGGGACAGGTGCCCAACCCGGGAACCACCAACGACGTCCTCAACGTGTTCGGCGGCTTCCCGCGCGCAATCCTGCAGACCTGCATCCCGGGCACCAGCCAGATGCTCCTGATCGCGTTGAACTGA
- a CDS encoding CBS domain-containing protein, with the protein MSAVREFMTTDAQCIRENQSLADAARMMLDLDCGSLPICGDDGKLHGMITDRDIVLKCVAAGRDPRDMMARELASGKPYWIDADANVDAAIEMMETHQVRRLPVIADHKLVGIISQGDIARNYSEQRVGELVEHISERKRMNA; encoded by the coding sequence ATGAGTGCCGTACGTGAATTCATGACGACGGACGCACAGTGTATTAGGGAAAACCAGTCACTTGCAGATGCAGCCAGGATGATGCTGGACCTGGACTGCGGATCGTTGCCCATCTGCGGTGACGACGGCAAGCTGCACGGCATGATCACCGACCGTGACATCGTGCTCAAGTGCGTGGCCGCGGGCCGGGATCCCCGCGACATGATGGCCCGCGAACTCGCTTCGGGCAAACCCTACTGGATCGATGCCGACGCGAACGTTGACGCCGCCATCGAAATGATGGAAACCCACCAGGTCCGCAGGCTCCCCGTGATCGCCGACCACAAACTGGTGGGCATCATCAGCCAGGGGGACATCGCCCGCAATTACTCCGAACAGCGGGTGGGTGAACTCGTAGAACACATCTCGGAACGCAAGCGGATGAACGCCTGA
- a CDS encoding YajQ family cyclic di-GMP-binding protein: MAGESTFDVVSKVDKQEVANALNQAQKELAQRYDFKGVGAEVDFSGEKILMKANSEERVLAVLDVLQSKLIRRGISLKSLDAGEPYASGKEFRLEASIKEGIAQDLAKKINKLIRDEAPKSVKSQIQGDELRVSSKSRDDLQATMALLKDFEEADLQFVNFRS, encoded by the coding sequence ATGGCAGGCGAGTCAACGTTCGACGTCGTAAGCAAAGTGGACAAGCAGGAAGTGGCCAACGCGCTGAACCAGGCACAGAAGGAGCTGGCGCAGCGCTACGACTTCAAGGGCGTCGGCGCCGAGGTGGACTTCAGCGGCGAGAAGATCCTGATGAAGGCCAACTCGGAGGAACGCGTCCTGGCTGTCCTGGACGTGCTCCAGTCCAAGCTGATCCGCCGCGGCATCTCGCTGAAGTCGCTGGACGCCGGCGAACCCTACGCATCGGGCAAGGAATTCCGCCTGGAGGCTTCCATCAAGGAGGGCATCGCCCAGGACCTGGCCAAGAAGATCAACAAGCTCATCCGGGACGAAGCCCCCAAGTCCGTGAAGTCGCAGATCCAGGGCGACGAACTGCGCGTGTCCTCCAAGTCCCGCGATGACCTGCAGGCCACCATGGCGCTGCTGAAGGACTTCGAGGAAGCCGACCTGCAGTTTGTGAACTTCCGCAGCTAG
- the htpX gene encoding zinc metalloprotease HtpX — translation MHRHYNGLKTAALFGVLWAVLLGLGALIGTSTRSSAPIWIMALVGVATTAYGYWNSDKIAIRAMAAYPVSEAEAPQLYQIVRELSVRANQPMPRIYLSPTMNPNAFATGRNPRNAAVCCTEGILRLLDARELRGVLGHELMHVYNRDILTSSVAAAVAGVITSVGQMLLFFGGGDRRNSNPLAMIAMALLAPFAASLIQLAISRTREYDADEDGSQLTGDPLALASALAKIERGVSVAPLPPDQRLVNASHLMIANPFRGGAMNKLFATHPPMRDRISRLERMAGRPLS, via the coding sequence GTGCACAGACACTACAACGGGCTCAAGACGGCGGCACTCTTCGGTGTGTTGTGGGCGGTGCTGCTGGGCCTCGGGGCGCTGATCGGCACCAGCACCCGCAGCTCTGCACCCATCTGGATCATGGCGCTGGTGGGTGTAGCCACCACAGCCTACGGTTACTGGAACAGCGACAAGATCGCCATCCGGGCCATGGCTGCGTACCCGGTGAGTGAAGCGGAGGCGCCGCAGCTGTACCAGATCGTCCGGGAGCTGTCCGTCCGGGCCAACCAGCCCATGCCCCGCATTTACCTCTCGCCCACCATGAACCCGAACGCCTTCGCCACCGGCCGCAATCCCCGCAACGCGGCGGTCTGCTGCACTGAAGGGATCCTGCGGCTCCTGGACGCCCGCGAGCTCCGGGGTGTCCTGGGGCACGAACTCATGCACGTCTATAACCGCGACATCCTCACCTCGTCTGTAGCTGCCGCCGTCGCGGGCGTGATTACCTCGGTGGGCCAGATGCTGCTCTTCTTCGGCGGCGGGGACCGGCGCAACTCCAATCCGCTGGCCATGATCGCCATGGCGCTGCTCGCCCCTTTCGCGGCGTCCCTGATCCAGCTCGCCATTTCGCGGACGCGGGAGTACGACGCCGACGAGGACGGTTCGCAGCTGACGGGCGATCCGCTGGCGCTCGCCTCAGCCCTGGCCAAGATTGAGCGCGGAGTGAGCGTGGCGCCGCTTCCGCCGGACCAGCGGCTGGTCAACGCCTCGCACCTGATGATCGCGAACCCGTTCCGCGGAGGCGCGATGAACAAACTCTTTGCCACTCATCCCCCCATGCGGGACCGGATTTCCCGGTTGGAGCGGATGGCGGGCCGGCCGCTCAGCTGA
- a CDS encoding MFS transporter — translation MGKLLADITPLKESPAFRRLWLGSAVSAVGSQLTLVAVSLEIYRLTQDSFYVGLLAVFALVPLVVGGLLGGSIADSHDRRRVALLATAVLWLTTGLIALQAWLQLGNVWVLYLLVAVQSGAQAINQPARSAILPMLVRKELLPAANALSMMSFGLAMTVGPLLAGVLVAWVGFGWTYTLDFASFAFVLWAVYRLPPLPPSGSPGRPGVRSVVEGFRFLGTRPNLRMTFIIDLIAMILAQPRALMPAIGAVMIGGGEATVGILLASTAIGAFLAGLFSGPLGIVRRQGSAVVFSVMGWGASIAGFGLVVLLAGRAPDGAVTFWLLPAAACCALAGIADSISSVFRNTILQAATPDHLRGRLQGVFIVVVAGGPRIGDLLAGAGTRILAEGWVLLLGGLLCIAGAWVAARLQPGFRRYDARNPVP, via the coding sequence GTGGGGAAACTGCTGGCCGACATCACGCCGCTCAAGGAAAGCCCGGCGTTTCGCCGGCTGTGGCTGGGCTCGGCCGTGTCCGCCGTCGGAAGCCAACTCACTTTGGTGGCGGTCAGCCTGGAAATCTACCGCCTGACGCAGGACAGCTTCTACGTGGGCCTGCTGGCGGTCTTCGCGCTGGTGCCGCTGGTGGTCGGCGGACTGCTGGGCGGTTCCATCGCCGATTCCCATGACCGGCGCCGGGTGGCCCTGCTGGCCACCGCCGTGCTGTGGCTGACCACCGGCCTGATTGCGCTGCAGGCCTGGTTGCAGCTGGGCAATGTCTGGGTCCTGTACCTGCTCGTGGCCGTGCAGAGCGGGGCCCAGGCCATCAACCAGCCCGCCCGCAGCGCCATCCTTCCGATGCTGGTCCGCAAGGAACTCCTGCCAGCCGCCAATGCCCTCAGCATGATGTCCTTCGGCCTCGCCATGACAGTCGGACCCCTGCTGGCCGGTGTGCTGGTGGCCTGGGTTGGGTTCGGATGGACGTACACCCTGGACTTTGCCAGCTTCGCCTTCGTGCTGTGGGCTGTCTACCGGCTGCCGCCCCTGCCGCCGTCGGGAAGCCCGGGCAGGCCTGGCGTCCGGTCCGTCGTGGAAGGCTTCCGCTTCCTGGGGACCCGGCCCAACCTGCGGATGACGTTCATCATTGACCTCATCGCCATGATCCTTGCGCAGCCGCGGGCGTTGATGCCCGCGATCGGTGCCGTGATGATCGGCGGCGGCGAGGCCACTGTAGGGATCCTGCTGGCTTCCACCGCCATCGGTGCCTTCCTGGCCGGACTTTTTTCCGGGCCCCTGGGCATTGTCCGCCGGCAGGGGAGCGCGGTGGTCTTCTCGGTGATGGGCTGGGGTGCGTCCATCGCCGGGTTCGGCCTGGTGGTGCTCCTGGCCGGCCGTGCCCCGGATGGAGCGGTGACGTTCTGGCTGCTCCCGGCGGCGGCGTGCTGTGCGCTGGCCGGAATAGCTGACTCCATCAGCAGCGTTTTCCGCAATACCATCCTGCAGGCGGCCACGCCGGACCACCTGCGGGGAAGGCTCCAGGGCGTGTTCATCGTGGTGGTCGCGGGCGGACCCAGGATCGGGGACCTTCTGGCCGGCGCGGGGACGCGGATCCTGGCCGAAGGCTGGGTCCTGCTGCTCGGCGGCCTGCTGTGCATTGCCGGTGCGTGGGTGGCTGCCAGGCTGCAGCCGGGGTTCCGGAGGTACGACGCGCGGAACCCGGTTCCCTAG